The following are from one region of the Vulpes vulpes isolate BD-2025 chromosome 14, VulVul3, whole genome shotgun sequence genome:
- the CDS2 gene encoding phosphatidate cytidylyltransferase 2, protein MTELRQRAVREPDAPPEDKESETEAKVDGETASDSESRAEAAPLSASTDDTPEVLNRALSNLSSRWKNWWVRGILTLAMIAFFFIIIYLGPMVLMIIVMCVQIKCFHEIITIGYNVYHSYDLPWFRTLSWYFLLCVNYFFYGETVTDYFFTLVQREEPLRILSKYHRFISFTLYLIGFCMFVLSLVKKHYRLQFYMFGWTHVTLLIVVTQSHLVIHNLFEGMIWFIVPISCVICNDIMAYMFGFFFGRTPLIKLSPKKTWEGFIGGFFATVVFGLLLSYVMSGYRCFVCPVEYNNDTNSFTVDCEPSDLFRLQEYNIPEVIQSVIGLTTVWMYPFQIHSIALSTFASLIGPFGGFFASGFKRAFKIKDFANTIPGHGGIMDRFDCQYLMATFVNVYIASFIRGPNPSKLIQQFLTLRPDQQLHIFNTLRSHLADKGMLTVATEDE, encoded by the exons GAATCAGAGACAGAAGCAAAGGTAGATGGAGAGACTGCATCGGACAGTGAGAGCCGAGCAGAAGCTGCTCCTTTATCAGCCTCTACAGATGATACACCAGAGGTCCTCAACAGGGCCCTTTCCAACTTGTCTTCAAG ATGGAAGAACTGGTGGGTGAGAGGCATCCTGACTTTGGCCATGATTGCATTTTTCTTCATCATCATTTACCTGGGACCAATGGTTTTAATGATCATT GTGATGTGTGTTCAGATTAAATGTTTCCATGAGATTATCACTATTGGCTACAATGTCTACCACTCCTATGACCTGCCCTGGTTCAGAACCCTCAGCTG GTACTTTCTCCTGTGTGTCAATTACTTCTTCTATGGCGAGACAGTGACAGATTACTTCTTCACTCTGGTCCAGAGAGAGGAGCCTTTGCGGATTCTCAGTAAATACCACCGCTTCATTTCCTTTACTCTCTATCTAATAG GATTCTGCATGTTTGTACTGAGTCTGGTCAAGAAGCATTATCGACTGCAGTTCTACATG TTTGGCTGGACCCATGTAACATTATTGATTGTTGTGACTCAGTCACATCTCGTTATTCACAACCTGTTTGAAGGAATGATCTG GTTCATTGTCCCTATCTCTTGTGTGATCTGTAATGACATTATGGCCTATATGTTTGGCTTCTTCTTCGGTCGGACCCCTCTCATTAAG CTGTCCCCGAAGAAGACCTGGGAAGGCTTCATTGGAGGATTCTTTGCTACTGTGGTGTTTGGCCTGCTG CTGTCCTATGTGATGTCCGGGTACAGATGCTTTGTCTGCCCTGTGGAATACAACAATGACACCAACAGCTTTACTGTGGACTGCGAGCCCTCCGACCTCTTTCGTCTGCAGGAGTACAACATTCCTGAGGTGATCCAGTCAGTCATTGGCTTG ACAACAGTCTGGATGTACCCCTTCCAGATTCACAGCATTGCCCTGTCCACCTTTGCCTCGCTCATCGGCCCCTTTGGAGGTTTCTTTGCAAGTGGATTCAAACGAGCCTTTAAAATCAAA GACTTCGCCAACACCATTCCTGGCCATGGAGGCATCATGGATCGCTTTGACTGCCAGTACCTGATGGCCACCTTTGTCAACGTGTACATTGCCAGTTTTATCAG GGGCCCCAACCCAAGCAAGCTGATTCAGCAGTTCCTGACCTTGCGTCCAGATCAACAGCTTCACATCTTCAACACACTCAGATCTCACCTGGCTGACAAGGGGATGCTGACAGTTGCCACGGAGGATGAATAG